A genomic region of Brevibacillus sp. JNUCC-41 contains the following coding sequences:
- the rodA gene encoding rod shape-determining protein RodA, protein MEEQNKFSSRIDFSLVTILLLLCVGSCLAIYSAQTTGQYAENFLIKQIFWYIVGVGIVLGFITLDSDQLKKISWYAYGFGLFLLFLLIIMPSSIVPNINGARSWFKIPGVGSIQPSEFMKVFLILALANVISNHHLKNTLKTIQTDIWLLIKIGLVTGAPLMLIMQQPDLGTALVILSIMLGMIFISGVTWRILLPIVSGGIVVASTVLYFVLWKPEILEKYLGVKSYQFGRIYSWLDPYNYASSEGYHLTRSLLAIGSGQTTGKGIGSREVYLPESHSDFIFSIIGEEFGFIGSSIIISLFFLLIYHITKTGMDTKNNFYTYICVGVISMLTFHVFQNIGMTVGLLPITGIPLPFISYGGSSLMGNMMAMGLIFSIRYHYKKYMFSTDI, encoded by the coding sequence ATGGAAGAACAAAATAAATTTTCATCTCGAATAGATTTTTCTTTGGTCACAATATTGCTGTTATTATGCGTTGGAAGTTGCTTAGCAATCTATAGTGCCCAAACGACTGGACAGTACGCTGAAAACTTCTTAATTAAACAAATTTTTTGGTATATAGTGGGGGTTGGAATCGTATTAGGGTTCATCACACTAGATTCGGACCAACTGAAAAAAATTTCTTGGTACGCCTATGGATTCGGATTGTTTTTGCTATTTTTGCTGATCATTATGCCAAGTAGCATCGTACCTAATATAAATGGTGCAAGAAGCTGGTTCAAAATTCCGGGAGTCGGTTCGATTCAGCCATCGGAATTCATGAAGGTTTTCCTGATTTTGGCTCTAGCCAATGTCATATCGAACCACCATCTCAAAAACACGCTGAAAACGATTCAAACGGATATCTGGCTGCTTATTAAAATCGGTCTTGTGACAGGTGCCCCCTTAATGTTAATCATGCAACAGCCGGATTTGGGTACCGCGCTTGTCATCCTGTCAATCATGCTCGGAATGATTTTCATTTCAGGGGTAACATGGAGGATCCTCCTGCCGATCGTTTCGGGAGGAATTGTCGTCGCTTCAACGGTCCTGTACTTTGTCCTTTGGAAGCCGGAGATCCTGGAAAAATATCTAGGGGTAAAATCCTATCAATTCGGCCGTATCTATTCTTGGCTGGATCCATATAATTATGCCAGCTCCGAAGGGTATCACTTAACCAGATCCTTACTGGCCATCGGTTCCGGCCAGACCACAGGCAAGGGAATCGGTTCGAGGGAAGTGTATTTGCCTGAGAGCCATTCGGATTTCATTTTCAGCATCATCGGTGAAGAATTCGGCTTCATCGGATCAAGCATCATTATTTCCTTGTTTTTCCTGTTGATTTATCATATTACAAAAACGGGAATGGACACGAAAAATAACTTCTATACATATATCTGTGTTGGTGTTATAAGCATGTTGACGTTCCACGTCTTTCAAAATATCGGCATGACGGTAGGGCTTTTGCCGATTACGGGGATTCCGCTTCCATTCATCAGTTATGGAGGAAGCTCGCTAATGGGGAACATGATGGCCATGGGCTTAATATTCAGCATTCGGTATCACTATAAGAAGTATATGTTTTCAACGGATATCTAA
- a CDS encoding LacI family DNA-binding transcriptional regulator, with amino-acid sequence MTNIKEIAQCAGVSVSTVSRVLNDHPYVSPDKRKSVLEAIDRLNYTRNINAIHLSKGKTNLIGIIIPFNNHPYYGAIVNGITKQANAIGCHIVIFQTNYDREKEIEAFNMLQMKQLDGIIVCSRISEMKILLEYQKYGPIILCEDTAQAEFSSISIDHYAAFSCALEYVIAKGYKKIGYSLGRKKSRNSSHRTKAFNDIMSKHQLINNKEWLFEGSYHIKDGEQLFQEWNSMMDKPEAIIITNDDTAAGFILTAKKSGIRVPEDVAILGFNNDSLGEMLDITTISLPLEWIGKMAVDLFENPEVVKHVKLDYALIKRRTV; translated from the coding sequence ATGACAAATATTAAAGAAATAGCTCAATGTGCCGGTGTATCTGTCTCAACAGTGTCCCGTGTATTGAATGATCATCCATATGTAAGCCCAGATAAAAGAAAGAGCGTCTTGGAGGCCATCGATCGTTTGAATTATACGAGAAACATAAATGCCATTCATCTTTCAAAAGGTAAAACCAATCTTATCGGCATCATCATCCCCTTCAACAATCACCCATATTACGGGGCAATCGTTAACGGAATCACTAAACAGGCAAATGCAATTGGCTGTCATATCGTCATCTTTCAAACAAACTATGACAGAGAGAAGGAAATCGAGGCTTTTAATATGCTGCAAATGAAGCAGCTCGATGGCATTATCGTTTGTTCAAGGATTTCGGAAATGAAAATCCTTTTGGAATATCAAAAATACGGACCAATCATTTTGTGTGAAGATACGGCCCAGGCTGAATTCTCATCCATCAGCATTGATCATTATGCAGCTTTCTCCTGTGCCCTTGAGTACGTGATTGCTAAAGGATATAAGAAAATCGGATACAGCCTCGGCCGTAAAAAGAGCAGAAATAGTTCCCATCGTACAAAGGCCTTTAACGATATCATGAGTAAACATCAACTGATAAACAATAAAGAATGGCTGTTTGAAGGCAGTTATCACATCAAAGACGGTGAACAATTGTTTCAGGAATGGAATTCGATGATGGATAAACCTGAAGCCATCATCATCACGAATGATGACACGGCGGCTGGCTTCATTCTCACCGCTAAGAAATCGGGTATAAGGGTCCCGGAGGATGTGGCCATTCTCGGTTTCAATAATGATAGCCTGGGTGAAATGCTCGACATCACGACCATTTCCTTGCCGCTGGAATGGATTGGGAAAATGGCTGTGGACCTATTTGAGAATCCTGAGGTGGTCAAACATGTAAAACTGGACTACGCCCTTATAAAAAGAAGGACCGTTTAA
- a CDS encoding metal ABC transporter permease, which translates to MMNILAIITDPNTRWILLGTMFLGLSSGVIGSFAYLRKQSLLGDTLAHAALPGICVAFILTGVKSTSYFLIGAALAGLVAVFLISVLTRYSKIKQDAALGIVLSSFFGFGIVMLTQIQQSEYGNQSGLDTFLFGQTASMVMSDVYMMMTVSFFLIFTCTVFFKEFKLLSFDPGFAKGMGLPVVFLDYFIMMLIVAAVVIGIQAVGVVLMASLLITPAVSARYWTERLHIMVILSGIFGMLSGVSGTLISTSVNDLPTGPLIVLSATVWFFFSMLFAPKRGVLSSIWRRGSTKKKYSLEQNRRKGSHSS; encoded by the coding sequence ATGATGAACATACTGGCTATTATTACTGATCCAAATACAAGGTGGATATTGCTTGGCACGATGTTCCTCGGATTAAGCAGCGGGGTCATCGGCAGCTTTGCCTACCTCAGAAAACAATCTTTGCTTGGCGATACGCTCGCACATGCAGCGTTACCCGGTATCTGTGTCGCCTTCATTTTAACTGGAGTGAAATCCACTTCTTATTTTCTAATAGGTGCGGCCCTGGCTGGCTTAGTGGCTGTCTTCTTGATCAGTGTGCTTACGAGATACAGTAAGATCAAGCAGGATGCGGCCTTGGGAATCGTCTTATCTTCCTTCTTTGGCTTCGGAATTGTCATGCTTACACAGATTCAGCAGAGTGAGTATGGAAACCAGAGTGGATTGGATACCTTTTTATTCGGGCAGACGGCGTCAATGGTCATGTCCGATGTATATATGATGATGACGGTTTCCTTTTTTCTCATTTTCACTTGTACCGTATTTTTTAAAGAATTCAAATTACTGTCCTTCGACCCTGGGTTTGCTAAGGGGATGGGATTGCCGGTTGTTTTTCTGGATTATTTCATCATGATGCTGATCGTGGCAGCTGTGGTGATCGGTATCCAGGCTGTAGGTGTCGTATTGATGGCTTCTTTACTGATTACGCCTGCGGTTTCTGCGAGGTATTGGACTGAGCGGCTTCATATCATGGTCATCCTGTCTGGCATATTCGGAATGTTGAGCGGTGTGTCTGGAACGTTGATCAGTACTTCGGTCAATGATTTGCCAACAGGACCGTTAATTGTCTTATCCGCGACGGTATGGTTTTTCTTTTCCATGCTATTTGCACCTAAACGCGGAGTGCTTTCATCTATATGGAGAAGGGGATCGACGAAAAAGAAATATTCTCTCGAACAGAATAGAAGGAAAGGGAGCCACTCATCATGA
- a CDS encoding metal ABC transporter ATP-binding protein — MNLAALKVENLTIAYHKKPVIEDVSFEVPEGNLIGIIGPNGAGKSTLIKGILELIPKISGQITIRGSTYKSMRKSIGYVPQRESVDWDFPTNALDVVMMGRYGHLGWLKRPGKSERQKGMECLEKVGMSEYANRQISQLSGGQQQRIFLARALAQEADIYFMDEPFVGVDAATEKAIIQLLMELKEKGKTVLVVHHDLSTVKEYFDWTMLLNKKVMKIGPTEEVFIPEHLQATYGGRLAILSDTKSGLLLK; from the coding sequence ATGAATCTAGCAGCTTTGAAGGTCGAGAATTTAACGATTGCTTATCATAAGAAGCCTGTTATCGAAGATGTCTCATTTGAGGTGCCGGAAGGGAATTTAATCGGGATCATTGGCCCCAATGGAGCAGGGAAGTCCACATTGATAAAGGGGATACTCGAATTGATCCCCAAAATATCAGGGCAAATCACAATAAGGGGTTCTACTTATAAATCGATGAGGAAGAGTATCGGCTATGTACCACAACGGGAGTCAGTGGATTGGGATTTTCCGACCAACGCACTCGATGTCGTGATGATGGGCAGATATGGTCATCTCGGCTGGTTGAAGCGACCAGGTAAGTCCGAAAGGCAGAAGGGGATGGAGTGCCTGGAAAAGGTAGGGATGTCTGAATATGCTAACCGCCAGATCAGCCAGCTATCAGGTGGACAGCAGCAACGGATATTCCTGGCCCGTGCATTGGCACAGGAAGCGGATATTTATTTTATGGATGAACCGTTCGTAGGGGTGGATGCCGCAACAGAGAAAGCAATCATACAATTGCTGATGGAATTGAAGGAAAAAGGCAAAACCGTTCTAGTTGTGCACCATGATCTATCGACCGTGAAGGAATATTTCGACTGGACGATGTTATTGAATAAAAAGGTGATGAAAATAGGTCCGACGGAGGAAGTATTCATTCCAGAACACTTACAGGCAACATATGGAGGCCGCTTAGCGATACTATCAGACACGAAATCCGGCCTTTTATTAAAATGA
- a CDS encoding metal ABC transporter permease gives MNDFWIILVGALVASACSVLGCFLIVRKLTLIGDAISHSVLPGIVLAFLITGTRDSVPMLIGAAALGLLTVFLIQLFQSSGVQSDAAIGIVFTSLFATGIVLVSLFTQQIDFDLEHVLYGEIAYSPWNTMTIAGIEAGPKAVWIVGSCFILNLILIFLFFKQFKLVSFDPSLAAAMGIPVLFFHYLLMSLISLTTVASFDSVGSILVVGMLIIPAATAYLLSDRLSRMIWASIGVGVLSSVIGYFSATILDASISGCMVGSAAILFGLAFLFSPSHGLVSRLLKRRKSKESHA, from the coding sequence ATGAATGATTTTTGGATTATTTTAGTCGGAGCATTGGTGGCGAGTGCTTGCAGTGTATTGGGATGTTTTTTGATAGTCAGGAAATTGACGTTGATTGGGGATGCCATCAGTCATTCCGTTTTGCCCGGAATCGTATTGGCATTTTTAATAACCGGGACTCGTGACTCTGTTCCGATGCTGATAGGGGCAGCTGCGCTCGGCTTGCTCACCGTATTCTTGATCCAGCTTTTCCAATCGTCGGGCGTTCAATCTGACGCAGCGATCGGGATTGTATTCACTTCCCTTTTTGCAACGGGGATCGTACTCGTGAGCTTGTTTACGCAACAAATAGATTTTGACCTGGAACATGTCCTTTATGGCGAAATAGCCTATTCTCCCTGGAACACGATGACAATCGCGGGAATCGAAGCTGGACCAAAAGCTGTTTGGATTGTCGGCAGTTGCTTTATCCTGAACCTCATACTGATCTTCCTTTTCTTCAAACAGTTTAAACTCGTGTCATTTGATCCATCACTTGCGGCTGCAATGGGAATTCCTGTACTGTTCTTTCATTACTTATTGATGAGCCTCATTTCCCTGACAACTGTAGCTTCTTTTGATAGTGTAGGTTCCATTTTAGTAGTTGGAATGCTCATCATACCCGCGGCAACGGCTTATCTGCTGTCAGATCGCTTAAGCCGCATGATATGGGCCAGTATCGGGGTCGGGGTGCTAAGTTCCGTCATCGGCTACTTTTCAGCCACCATTTTGGATGCCTCGATATCAGGTTGCATGGTGGGATCGGCCGCCATATTATTCGGATTGGCCTTTCTCTTCTCCCCAAGCCATGGATTGGTCAGCAGATTGCTGAAACGAAGAAAATCAAAGGAATCACATGCATAA
- a CDS encoding metal ABC transporter solute-binding protein, Zn/Mn family, whose product MGFLKSIGSVIAALLILAGCGNDTVGSDKGNGKLNIIATTGMIGDLVENIGGKHVEVTSLMGPGVDPHLYKATQGDVKTLDSADMIFYNGVHLEGKMTDIFEMMSKDKPTIAVTEGFKGNQLRKVSASEHDPHVWFDVKLWIVAAEAVEKELIANDPDHEAEFRENYEEYVLQLEELDKYVQDEINKIPKNQRVLVTAHDAFGYYGQSYGLDVRGLQGINTLSEYGSKDVTDMRNYLVKNKIKAIFIESSVPRKAIEAVIQGADKQGHKVKIGGELFSDAMGEKGTEEGTYIGMVRHNTDTIVRALK is encoded by the coding sequence ATGGGTTTTCTGAAATCTATTGGGAGCGTGATTGCTGCATTGCTGATTTTAGCGGGGTGTGGCAATGATACGGTTGGAAGTGATAAAGGCAATGGTAAGCTGAATATCATTGCAACAACGGGAATGATTGGAGATTTGGTTGAGAATATCGGCGGTAAACATGTCGAGGTCACCAGTTTAATGGGTCCGGGAGTCGACCCCCATCTATATAAAGCGACACAGGGTGATGTTAAGACACTGGATTCGGCTGATATGATTTTTTATAACGGTGTGCATCTTGAAGGGAAAATGACGGATATATTTGAAATGATGAGCAAGGATAAACCGACGATTGCCGTAACGGAGGGCTTCAAGGGGAACCAACTTCGCAAAGTGAGTGCATCGGAACATGATCCCCACGTATGGTTTGATGTTAAGCTTTGGATCGTTGCGGCGGAGGCAGTGGAGAAAGAATTGATTGCCAATGATCCGGACCATGAAGCAGAGTTTCGCGAAAATTATGAAGAGTACGTTCTGCAATTGGAGGAACTCGATAAATATGTTCAAGACGAAATTAATAAAATACCAAAAAATCAGCGGGTGCTCGTTACAGCACATGATGCTTTTGGGTACTACGGTCAGTCATACGGCCTGGACGTAAGAGGGCTCCAAGGGATCAATACATTATCGGAATATGGATCAAAAGATGTGACGGATATGCGGAATTATCTTGTGAAGAACAAAATTAAAGCGATTTTCATTGAGTCAAGCGTACCAAGGAAGGCCATCGAGGCTGTCATTCAAGGAGCAGATAAGCAGGGTCACAAAGTGAAAATCGGCGGTGAATTGTTCTCGGATGCCATGGGTGAAAAAGGGACGGAAGAAGGAACGTATATCGGAATGGTCCGTCATAATACCGATACAATCGTCCGTGCTTTGAAATAA